The Dermacentor silvarum isolate Dsil-2018 chromosome 3, BIME_Dsil_1.4, whole genome shotgun sequence region aggttcaccgtgagcgaagctttttccaaattcagacattcgaaagaaaagccattcaatccagccaatatagctaaacaaatatatatatttttctacattgaaatgaatagatagctactactgtcctagccatttactaatttgttatgtagaAGTTATttctgcaatagccttgttttaataatccgtgaatcctctctgaaattaccaacatgtaacttctcattataccacagttattgcgtaacgtgtgattttttacgtaaactaacaagcattcatgtcgcgtgacgatgtttgtgcttgcattatattgagtggaaaatcgtcttgaacaTTACTGTccttgatgcactacaaatatcgctattgattctacatatccctaaaatagttaccttcaacaACAGcataaaatgaaaagtttatgttctagTGATTTGTTGcatctttcattacgtaactacaagtacgtagttattgataaGTAAGAAtgtttgctgtgtacgaaccagcgagcatacgcaataaatattcctaaagttactttcatgttaaaattcgcttagtgttgatgctcttgcaacacaagaaggcgaaagaagagttgcacatacgtaatccatcatgttcgttttctgacgcttgctcgtaattatgaaatgaagcatacgtatacaatgttgcactgttagcgtttcatttattttggttgtcttgttttttgccacgtatatttctcgcgtaccttttacctatacacgccgtggtataacttagtggctttggtaggttgtactgctaagttcgaggacgcgggttcgattcccggccacggcagcttacatttcgatggaggcgaaatgcataaagcaCACGTGTAcatagattaaggtgcacgttaaagattcccaggtggtcgaaattaacggagccctccaccgCGACATCTCttatagccatattgtgatttttgggtgtaaaaccccagagagagAGATCACCGCCGACCCAACACCAGGTAAGTataaattatcattactattattaccctttacctgtgctctcacttcttcatgatatatgggtaagttcgacacgttgagatcgagattgggattcaacacgtttttatcgtcacacccacagcatcagagagatttctggccgtcgtcatataaCCACACGTCagattgttatcgttaatcgcgacgtgagtgcaagtatgtcaagttactaatgccatgacccatcagtcatcttagtcgcacatttgtgcctttccacactatactttggtatatataccaagtgaacgagcggcgagagttacgcggtttgtatttatttttggtaccgcggcatcggcgaacagacacattccgcttcccaagagcccagttaaggattttgccttaataaagaaacaacagagcgcgggatgcagtcttgtaaagcaaatcgaatgcatgaaataaaagaaaggaaacgatagcaagtaaaagcgttagcatgagctagccatatctgctacgttctcttggttgtTATCGcagtctccagcttattttcttctgcagcacgttcacgttgctaaTTCCACGCGTAACTAAATAAAGTAATTGCGCGGAATGCGTAACTCaagcagccgcgtaagcgcgaACCAAGCGAGGTAGaaggaaataaacaaaatacccatattcacagcaagcaaacgcgttctctgtgcggtgagtcactgcggtattaccttgcggtgacgtggtacttaatatatcccaaattatcgcgatgttggctaatagcaaccgaaatatcaggctcgtagcagatgcccgccgccttggcgcggcttccgcagcggagaaagcccacgggtcctagggtgcctcgatgccagcgccgccgggcatcgaggcaccctaacgggtccggtacagcagcgccgcggcccgggagttcacacaaaaaggtcctcgctcctcccatgcattcgcgcggcgctttggacactcacccatattctaggtcactctagtggaggcaaccccgctggcgccgccatattgaatcacacgagctcagactccgctacgcttgcgttcataaatagtgttactcgcgacGCACTtgcaagtgctttgccttgatgaggattttttcatcggtatcgcatctgcatatctttataaccaatagccgttcgctcgtcgaaggtcgaagacgtaaatgtatggcgccgggaacatgccccaagttgccttatattcaatcacatttaatatgccgggTGTATgcttgaaatacgcactattttttttttgcgcttcgatgcttgccatataaggtttgcgaccccctgtatgtggaagtttttctttttcgctgttgtattttggtttacacgtcacgcctcctttacagtagccagccactcgcgcacggcggttagtttcctttgcgttgcgcgtgctcttcgcgttctttgcaATTATTTGACCATATTTACGcaaaattttgctttttttgcccacaaaactgtgtgctgacaggattaagctggtgtaaaaataactgcgatgtgaaaataaggcttagttagtgctgtagagaaaaatgtaacgtaacttgtctgtgtacTACgaaagaaaccaaacgatgcacacaatacatttacttagtaatgtctagtacagtcaatcatgaaagagatatgtacatgaaaaattattatgtaatgtgtggcgcctgaaggttatgttgaaagacgagataaaaaaaattcgcaaggtaggctcgacacacacaattcgggatagggagagttttctttttaatttattcattacatgggagggggggttcaagtgagtacatcaaccttattacacacaatataaatcgaaaacaagaatacaaacaagaaaacgcaaccgcgggtaatattaatcaagatatccagtcAGAAtgcatcagctaccatcgaatacgtcgcatcagccaaacacatcgaggGCGAGTACAGAACAATTTATAAATAACCAtgagaacactgataactacattgaaaaaataaacaacactgcatacatatcgcgtacaataACAGTAAATGAAACTAATACAGTCAAATACAGactagcaatgtttttcacttcgaaaatataatccatgatgatgtagggctgttgactttaacagacggcgcccatcctgtcgatttccctcgtactggtcctcttcaaagtgtttctaagtacaagtaaaacaacaaaagtgattatagATATGAAAAGTTTCCTtataaatacagagaacccattacagtgcttaaaaataaattttcgcagaagtaatgctgtattacctcgcttcacactgtttcgaagaaatgcacaggctacaacagacaccatgccagaaagcgccgaaacattctGGTCCCATGATGACCCTTAACTCTACTAGCCCGGGCATActgtgcacaggcatttaaagaccgtcacagtacccactacgatcgggaatgagcacgaatgaccatcggcttacgagcaccacgctacaaatatattcgtccaaaaaatcagctatataacataacaacctgagatccgcaagatatctgctgagaaatcagagaaattcacaatgcttcgcttgccacgtacacaacagccgctctcctcagaagaagcactgcgttctttagtctcaaataaccagtagcgaaaaaagaaactgagaaaaaaaaagaaacaagagacacacgatgtgtgcttcccgtgaaaaagtaaaataggtggtttacatgacgatttgtagctaatgtaagactatttcgcggcgaagcattttcgtcagtccttaaaataagggtagtactcgcatagactgcgccgatcaaaacggcaaaagcctatgcgacgcgcgctcgcaaaccataggctacccagacagcatcggtgcactgcttagttcgtgagcgaacgtaggtatacgtgagcgaggatcagagaataatttcttatttaagtgaaaaacacggtgcgatagtctaaactttcttgacacttacgtcgcaaatgtaggagctagccgttgccttccagtgataccgctttactttgGCTTCCCacctcttccttcgctctgggtcccgggggaagcgtaaactaCGAAGCcttttacgcgtcgatccggtacacaacagcccgtcatgtcgactcgatgcacttgacaagcttgtcattcatgcggctgaacacggtccagcaagtagaagcgtcagcgaagcatccgcgcgcactatgtctcgaactaagcaccggcaccaagcaatcgcaacagctcgctgtgattcaagatggcgtcgcagcgagaaaacggcggcgcggggccggtcaaaggatggcaccaccctgaacggcggcgctggcatcgaggcaccctacaagggcgtacaagggcgttcgttcccgacgcgctctctctctcgtccgtagctaggggcgctgcggtgcacaagggcattcgttcccgacgcgcgctctctctctctctcgttcccgacgcgcgctctctctctctctctctctctctctcatccgtagctaggggcgctgtggtgcacaagggcgttcaaaaaaaaaaaaaaaactgaaaagaaaaacTATGAAAAGCAATATTGGTACGGAACAGCTCCGTGCGGCGTTACGTTGCGGCTTGTGTGCCcagtcagcgccggaagaagccctccGCGCTTCCAGCTGGATATCTACAGCCAATCGACGTCCCGCCCGAACCCTGTTTCCGCGTTGGTCtagaccttcttggaccatttcatcactcgggctccggaaataaatgggtcgccgtcgctaccgattacgctacgcggtacgcaatcacaTGAGCCCTCACGacaagttgcgctactgacgtcgctgactttctaatctacgacatcatttCAGTGCACGGTGCACCGcgccaattactcactgaccgtggccgtagctttgTCTGGGCAGTCGTCACGGACATTCTCCGCTCCTGCTAGACAAAGCACAAATTCACCATGTCCTACCACCTACAAAACAACGGCCTCACAGAACGCCTCAACTGGACCAccaccgacatgctttcgaagtatACGTTGCGGCccaccaccacgactgggatcttcatttaccaaatgtgacgttcgcgtataattcatcgcgtcacgacaccgccggctactctcccttctgTCTCCTATgtggccgagaacccgcgttgcccttggacacctTGCTGCCATCGCCTGCACGTTCAATCACTGAATACGCCCTCGACACGATCGCACGCGCCGACCACGAGCGGCAGCTCAAGCGCACCCGTCTCGAGgtctcacaggagcatcagagacgcctctatgattgccaccatcgcaacgtgcacttttctccgggttctctggtgcttatatggtctagagcactgcacgggccgatttttgcggcccgggcccggcccgggcccttttttacattgggcggcccgcccgagcccgatcaaaacttttatggtgagacccgggcccggcccgggctcggaaagaatctacgttacccgcccggcccggcccgccacccctttaccttaagcccgagcccggcccgagcccggctcgaaaccggcccgaacccggcccgagaccgaaaaatacatgtttttcagagttgagaagcccgagaataattcgcggaaagcccgagcccggcccgggcccgcgtcaaagaacccgagcccggcccgggcccgggtcaaaaagcacacgtcgtgcccgagcccggcccgagcccgtgaaaaaactgctctacccggcccggcccggcccgtgggccgggccgggcccgggctttcgggtaagcccgagcccgtgcagtgctctaatatggTCACTCATACGCCCTGTGGGCcgttccgaaaagctgctgtcgcgttatAATGGTCCATACCTTGTAGAGCGACGAGTGACCGATGTCAAATATGAAATTATCCTCACCGATCCCTGAGCatcgtcgtcagctgcaagtcACATCGCTCAAGtagcgagactaaagccataccaagcacctttcaccgcggatgtgtagcttaagcaccgggacggtgcttctactgccgggggagATGATaaggaacagccgccacagtgagGCTGCGCTgatgaggaggaagacgacgttttcacgcttgatatagcgtcgccatcttagtatccgttggcttccgtgtaaaaaagatgtcgcagtttcacctgaaaggcgaagcatcaattgcgatagcaaatttgtagagagctatacggagtaatgatattagctttatcagctgtataaacttggacatgcagcagcaccggcaacacgcagaactgttgtcgacgccgtcggcgttttgcccgcgttcgctcaaaatgcgtgcggcattggtgactgttgccggagcctctgatataaataggcacttggtgccccagctaaacgtcgcctcccttccctccccccccccctccccacggcctctcgcgtgtcggaagaaggcgcgtttgctctacatatatggtgattgtaaaggaggaaagagacgcctacttctgcagcccttaagggagcacggcgcagaacgcgcgtttgttctccgccgtgcgttcactccccgtgaaagcgcgcgcccctcgcgccctttcactcgcacatacagcgttcggcgcgcggcgacgatttcatctccattgacgtcatacggaacctcacggcgacggcgacggcgacgccgacggcagaaatctccttttgagtatccatataattgctatcgcaataataaattgtaatagccttgggcatcagctacacgtaacaatatgatcTAAAAGAACGCATTAGCAGCCGTATATAGCAACTTGTTTGCGTCAAAGACCTAAGACATATTTCATTCCATACTCAGCCTACATAAATAAGTTTCGCACAATTGCGGTCAAAAAACATCGAATTATTTCTCAGTGCGAATGCAGCCAATGCAGTAAGTCTGTATAGCCTCCCCAGCGTTGCACGTGATGTCTGAAACGGAATACGTCATGTTCAGCACAGGCGAGTAGCTGTGTTTGTGCAAAGAAACGCAATTAGCTTCTCGTAGCTATCGGTGTTACCCACTTCAAGTCAGCCGATCTGGGCCTTTCGGCGATCCCAGAAGCAGGCCTCAGTATCGGCTGTTGAAGATAGGCTTAACCGAATAAAGGGTTTCTTTCACGCGGGTTTATTTTGCATTGCGTCTATGGGAATCGTACAAAATATTCATCCATTATTTCGCATATCAGAAACTTCGAACCCTTCGTTCTGGTTAAAACAATTTCTAAAGGGAACTTTAATATGCGTACATTTTTCGCGCGTTTCATGCAGGTAAGCGAAGGGGAAAACAGGACCGCTGTTGCATGCCACCAGTGGGACTACGACATCGCCAACAAGGGAGACAGCATCGTGAGCCGTTTCAACCTGGTTTGCGACCGCAAGTTTCTCTACGACTTGTCTGCAGTCGTGCCCGTGATCGCTTCTGCCATCGTGGCCCCAGTGCTCGGTTTGGTATCAGACCATGTGGGCAGAAAGCCGGTGATGCTAGCCTGCGCGTTCGGCCAAATGCTCACCACTATCGCAACAAGCATCGCGGAGACGTACCCTTTCTTTGTGTTTACCCGGGCCCTGACATTCGTGGCGAGCGACGTCACCTTCCTCACCACGTTTATATTGATCCATGAGGTCACCGGGGATGCGCGTCGCTCGATATTCACGCTCATAGACACTGCGGTGCCAGGCGTCGTCGTCCCGCCTCTAATGCACGTGCTGTCTCTCCTTGAACCGCGCTGGATGCTGGCCGAGGCGCTCATCATCGTTACCGGCGGACTGCTAGCAGCATGGTGCTGGCTGCAGGTAGAGTCGCCCGCGTGGCTCATCGCCACCTGGGACTTGCCTCGAGCCGAGGACGCGGTACTTCTGGCGGCCAAGACAAACGGCATTGATGTAACGAAGGCGCGGTCTACATTTATGGTCATCAAAGAGCAGTTGCATAAGCTGGGCAAGGTTTACGCCGCAGATGCTCCGATGGAGGCCATCACGGAGTCCATCAAAATGCGTCGTCGTGCGGCCTCCGCGTTCCTGGCCAGGCTCGCGTTAGACGCCACCTACATCGGCCTCATGATCAAAGACGTGACGACGGGCATCCCCTGCGAGGCGGCACATGTCGTTTTGTTGACGGCCTACTACGCCTCGATCTGTAGCAGCATGCGGAGATACGGACTCCGGGAGACGCTGTCTGGTCTCATGGTCATCCTGAGTGCCTTCGCCATTTTCGAGGCCATAGCGATTTTCACCGAACAACAGGCGGTCGCAAGTTTTCTGCACACGGGAATGAAGGTGGCAGTCTCCGGCGCCATGAGCGTCACACTCTGCTACACGGCCGAGACCTTTCCGACGGCAGTGCGGAGCGCCGGCATCAGCCTTTCGCACTTCTCCGGCGGCGTCGGCAACGTCGTGGCCATCGCCGCCATAGCCCTCGGCGAACCGCATGTGTTCTACGCGCTGTCGGCCTTTATGGTACTGCTAAGCGTCGCGGCGATCCAATGGCTTCCCGAAGTCTTCATCGAGATACCGCAGCGGCCGCAATTGCCTAGCGAGCTCAGCGAGCGTGAACGAAAAGCGGTGCTCCTTGCGTCGCTGGACTCCCGCAGGGTGTCCACGCGTAAACGCAGGGAAAACAGTCCAAGAGAGCAATCCAAGCTGACGTATTGATTGTTCACGTCGCACCACGCTCTACTGCAATTAGGAAAAGGTCGCGCCCGTTTCACAGTGCTCAATAACCTGTTTTGAACTTACCGGCCGCATATCCATGTTCACTGTTGTGATTTTACGATCATGTTGTGATGAGTGCGAGTAAGAAATGTTTTCTGTGTGATAAAAAACCGTATTCCTACCGTGGAACCCTGTGGAcaggcgtgaaaaaaaaaaaaaaatggcggacAACAGTTGCTTTCTTACCATGCTTCGTGCGCACTTATTGGTATCAAGAATGATGGCTACGATGATTTCGAACGGAAATGACCATCACTTACAGAACACGAAAAGAAAACATCTGCATGAGAATACCGCAGTGGGACATTGTATTTTTTCATACCTGCCAAAATATGGGCGTTTAAATTTAGTTACCGAAACGTGCTTGACGATACAATCGAACATGCGCACCGATTCTACGCGTAGATAAAGACTCACTAGTTTGTATTCTACGCGCAGATAAATACTCACTAGTTTGTTCTCGCAATACCCCCGCTGCCCTACGATTCATTGTTTTTCATccttgttttcgttttcttttgtaGACTGGTTTAGGTGTTTGATGACTGTGCAACGACTGTGTTGTCTGCTCAGGGCGGCGCTTACCCGTTTCACTGGCCTCAagatcgcgctccctcaactcggggtccgcggctcttcgccgacgtttcgcttgggcttcggaagccctcacgctagaatcggcacgtcgacgatgaaTGAGCCTTTTCTCGAGCACGGCGGAGTGctcgccaaccccctttcctttccttcccctccccgcgacacaccaaacgaccctgattgatCGCGCGCGTcccgtgatccggcgccggcgcagctttccccgcacctgctctttctttctttctttctttctttctttctttctttctttctttctttctttctttctttctttctttctttctctctttctctctctctttctttctttctttctttctttctttctttctttctttctttgttgtccctggctcatacccgcatatgcaatgcgggtacgcgccacacgtgagtttttcCGTGACTACAATGCCACCGAAACTTCTGAACCAATACAAACTGCGCTTGAAAAAAATTTCTGAGTGGTGACGATTTCCTAAAGGTGAAGCCGGCCACCGCCATCTTGCTAGAGGAATCGAATAATGTTAGCATGTGGCGGAGAACTGGAATCGTTTTCTCACAACGGCCTTCACAAGAC contains the following coding sequences:
- the LOC119444653 gene encoding solute carrier family 22 member 16, with protein sequence MQVSEGENRTAVACHQWDYDIANKGDSIVSRFNLVCDRKFLYDLSAVVPVIASAIVAPVLGLVSDHVGRKPVMLACAFGQMLTTIATSIAETYPFFVFTRALTFVASDVTFLTTFILIHEVTGDARRSIFTLIDTAVPGVVVPPLMHVLSLLEPRWMLAEALIIVTGGLLAAWCWLQVESPAWLIATWDLPRAEDAVLLAAKTNGIDVTKARSTFMVIKEQLHKLGKVYAADAPMEAITESIKMRRRAASAFLARLALDATYIGLMIKDVTTGIPCEAAHVVLLTAYYASICSSMRRYGLRETLSGLMVILSAFAIFEAIAIFTEQQAVASFLHTGMKVAVSGAMSVTLCYTAETFPTAVRSAGISLSHFSGGVGNVVAIAAIALGEPHVFYALSAFMVLLSVAAIQWLPEVFIEIPQRPQLPSELSERERKAVLLASLDSRRVSTRKRRENSPREQSKLTY